The stretch of DNA CAGTGCGGAACGCTCACCCCGCCCATAAAACAGGGATATGGAAAATTCCAGGAGCCCTACAGGCCGTGCACCCAGTGCGAGCGGCAGACCAAGATGGAGATCGTCCCGTCGCTCTCGAAGTTCGTGGACGTCCAGAAGATACGAATCCAGGAATCGCCCGAGGGTCTCAGGGGCGGAGAGCAGCCGCAGACGATCGACGTTGACGTGACCGACGATCTCGTCGCACTTGCCGCACCCGGCGACAGGATAATAATCAACGGAATCCTGCGATCGATCCAGCGGGTGTCCTACGGGAACAAGAGCTCCCTCTTTGACATATACATCGAGGCGAACTCGATCGAGATGGGCGAAAAGGAGTTCGAGGAAGTAAACATCAGCGACGAGGACGAAAAGGCGATCGTAGAACTGAGTAAGGATCACGAGGTCTACAGGAAATTTGCAAGCTCGATCGCACCGTCCATCTACGGAAACGAAGAGGTCAAGGAGGCGATATCGCTGATCCTCTTCGGCGGTATCATGAAGGAGCTGCCCGACGGAAGCCACCTCAGGGGCGACATCCATATGCTCCTCGTAGGTGACCCGGGTATTGCAAAGTCGCAGATGCTGAGATATGTCATAAAACTCTCGCCACGCGGAATCTATACGAGCGGAAAATCTTCGACATCCGCTGGTCTCACTGCAACGGCCGTCAAGGACGAGTTCGGCGACGGAAGGTGGACCCTTGAGGCAGGTGCTCTCGTCCTTGCGGATATGGGTATCGCGGCAGTGGATGAGATGGACAAGATGGCGAGGGAGGACCGGAGTGCACTGCACGAGGCGATGGAACAGCAGTCGATCTCGATCGCGAAGGCCGGAATCACCGCCACCCTGAAGTCGAGATGCGCACTGCTCGGTGCGGCGAACCCGAAGATGGGACGGTTCGACGAGTACGCACCGATGGCGGAACAGATCAACATGCCGCCGTCGCTCCTCTCCCGTTTCGACCTGATATTCGTCATGAAGGACCAGCCCAACGAAGCGCTCGACCGTGCGATCGGTGAGCACATCCTGAAGTCGCACAGGGTAGGGGAACTGATCGAGCATATAAAGAAAGAGCCGATCGAAGGTGTCGATTCTGACTACATCGAGCAGGCGTTGAAACCTGTTACGCCGGAGATCGAACCGGGGCTGTTCAGGAAATACATTGCGTATGCAAAGAGGAACTGCTTCCCGATCCTCACCGACGAGGCAAAGGAGCAGCTCATGCACTACTACCTCAACCTGAGAGGTCTTGCCGACGAGAACAAACCGGTCCCTGTGACTGCAAGGCAGCTGGAAGCACTCGTCAGGCTCGGGGAAGCGAGCGCCAGGCTCAGGCTCAGTACCAGGATCGAAGAAGAGGACGCAGAGAGAGTCGTCAGGATCGTCGACAGGTGCTTAAAGGATGTCGCATACGACCCGAACAGCGGCACGTTCGACATCGACAAACTCGTGACCGGCATTCCCAAGCAGAGGCGCGACATTATCAGGGAGATAAAGGAGACCATCCGCAGCACAGCCGATGAATCGGGCTATGCAAAGATCGATGTCGTCATCGAGACCATGGAGCAGAAGGGCCACCACAAGGACGATGTAAGGAAGAGGATCGACGACATGCTCCGGACCGGAGAGGCGATGGAGCCGAGGCACGGAATTATCAAATTAATATAAATAAGAAAGCAAAAGAAAAAAATCAAGATTCGTGATAATATGGACGATAAGATACAGGCCGCATTCGAAGCGGGAATAAAACTAGGGGCACTCTACCACCAGTGGGTCGGGACACCCATCTCGCCGGAGACCGCACATACCGTAGAGACTGCAATCGAAAAAGCCGTCGGGCTCCAGCCCTTTGTAACGGATATCAAAGTCAGGATCGATACCGGACTAATGGTCCTCAACTCATTCGGCTACAGTGAACTCGCCGGGAAGATGTTCGATGTCTCGATCACCACGAAGGTCGGCGACGCAGTATGCCATGCGAAGCTTGCACTCGAGAACGAATACCCGCTGATGAAGATTATCAGCATAGAATAAAACAATAAACCATGAAACCCCCGCAGATCCCCATAACCGACGACCACATCCATATCGATCCCGTTAACGGCCGCGGGATGGAGGCGGTAAAAGATTTCAAAAGATCCGGCGGGACACATATGTTTCTCGTCACAAAGCCGTCGTGGTCGCACGGGATCGCACCATCACGCGGGGAGGATTTTATCGATGTCTTCGAGGCGACCATCAAAACCGCCATGATGATCAAAGAGGAGGGAGTAACCGCATTCCCGATCCTCGGCGTCCATCCGGCCGAGATGACGAGGATGACAGACAGGCTCCCTCTCGAAGAGATCGAGAAGATCATGTGCGACGCCCTCTCGATTGCGGGGGAATATGTAAAGGAGGGCAAGGCCGTTGCACTCAAAAACGGGAGACCGCACTATCCTGTCGAAGACGAGATCCTGAACTCCTCGAACAGGGTGCTCATGCACGCAATCGAACTTGCCGCGGATTGCGGGTGTGCACTCCAGATCCATGCCGAGAGCGGACCGTGCTCTGATGTCGTAAAGATGGCGGAGGATGCAAAAATGCCGGTCTACAGGGTCGTCAAGCACTTCGCAATCCCCGAGACCCCGCTCACCCCGTCGATGCTCGCAAAGCACGAGGCGATACCGGGGATGGCAAACGCAGGGAGGCTCATGACGATGGAGAGCGACTACATGGACGACAACGAGAGGCCCGGATCTGTAATCGGCCCGAGATCGGTCCCGCGGTATACGAGAAAGATGCTTGACTGCGGTTCGATCGACGAAGAGACCGCATTCAGGATACACAAAGACAATCCCGAGAAGATCTACGGCGTGGAGATCACGCTGTGATTAATACCGCAATTGCTGCTACCAAAGCAGTTTAACCGATCGAAGCGATTAATATACAATGTATCTCCGAATATACAAGATGCCCGGCAAGGGAGAGATCGTTGCCGCGTGCGATCGTGAACTTCTCAACCGGACTCTGACCTTCGGCGATATCGAGTTCTTTGTCGATGAGAAGTTTTACGGCAATACCCCGGCAACTGAAGAAGAACTCATAACTGCGTTAAAGGAAGCTGAAAACGCCAACCTGGTGGGCATAAAAGTAGTATCCGTCGCAATCAGATGCGGGGCGGCGGAGCAGGAGTCCTGCCTCATGATCGGCGATATCCCGCACATCCAGATCTTATAAAATATGGATATTAAGCAGAATATATGCCCAAAATGCGGCAGACCTACGGAAGAGGGCCTCTGCAGCAACTGCAGGGTCGAAGAGACCGAGTGGATGATCTGCCAGCCGCGTGTCCAGTGTACTCAATGCCCCACCTGCGGGTCCCTGAAAACGGGAAGCATCTGGACTGACAGCCACCTCGAGAGGGAGAGCCTGATCGGGGAGCTTGCGATGTCGGGAGTAAAGCTCCACGAGGACGTCGAAGATATCAAAGTCACCCTCTCTCACCACGACCCGACCCCGAACAGGACCAGCGTGAAAGTGACAGTCGAAGCCACGCTATACGGGATTCAGGTTGAGCAGTCGTGCAACATCCTGATTGTATGGATCGGCGAGCAGTGCGACCGGTGCAGCAGGCTGTCCGGGAACTACTATGCCGGGGTCATACAGGTCAGGGCGGACGGCAGGAAGCCGGACGACTGGGAGAAGGCGAAGGCAATCGAGATCGCCTACACTGTTGAAGACTCCTGCCAGAACAGCGGCGACCGCCTCTCGTTCATAACGAAGACTGAAGAGACCAGAGACGGCGTCGATATCGTCATCAGCAGCCATACGATCGGAGAGTCGATAGCCAAGGAGATCAAGAATCGGCTGGGCGGAAAATATTCGCGGCACCCAAAACTCATCGGGGAGAAGAACGGAAAGCAGGTCTACAGGATAACATACCCTGTGAGGCTGCCGAAGTTCAGGCGTGGCGACATCCTTGAGATTGGAAAAGAATATTTCGAGCTCCGGTCAAACGAATCCGGAAACATGAAGCTCTTCGACCTGCAGAACGGCGAGATCAGGT from Methanolacinia petrolearia DSM 11571 encodes:
- a CDS encoding DUF424 domain-containing protein, translated to MYLRIYKMPGKGEIVAACDRELLNRTLTFGDIEFFVDEKFYGNTPATEEELITALKEAENANLVGIKVVSVAIRCGAAEQESCLMIGDIPHIQIL
- a CDS encoding dihydroneopterin aldolase family protein; this encodes MDDKIQAAFEAGIKLGALYHQWVGTPISPETAHTVETAIEKAVGLQPFVTDIKVRIDTGLMVLNSFGYSELAGKMFDVSITTKVGDAVCHAKLALENEYPLMKIISIE
- a CDS encoding 60S ribosomal export protein NMD3 → MDIKQNICPKCGRPTEEGLCSNCRVEETEWMICQPRVQCTQCPTCGSLKTGSIWTDSHLERESLIGELAMSGVKLHEDVEDIKVTLSHHDPTPNRTSVKVTVEATLYGIQVEQSCNILIVWIGEQCDRCSRLSGNYYAGVIQVRADGRKPDDWEKAKAIEIAYTVEDSCQNSGDRLSFITKTEETRDGVDIVISSHTIGESIAKEIKNRLGGKYSRHPKLIGEKNGKQVYRITYPVRLPKFRRGDILEIGKEYFELRSNESGNMKLFDLQNGEIRYVNENEPARLVGNVLDSETAFVAYRENDTFGMLDPKTYVNIECIRRPWLEVTEGTEVRFIRDREKDAIILLG
- a CDS encoding minichromosome maintenance protein MCM codes for the protein MAEEEEVKITDKAGDWNRFLKKHYKAELGEIAREFPHKKSLIIDYRKLEKHGKKGLELADELLRNPGKVIEDVRDAVKNYNLIFTRDEEEKADFINIRFTGLPKKVAVRDIRADDINTYISVEGIVRKVTEVRPRLTYAVFRCLQCGTLTPPIKQGYGKFQEPYRPCTQCERQTKMEIVPSLSKFVDVQKIRIQESPEGLRGGEQPQTIDVDVTDDLVALAAPGDRIIINGILRSIQRVSYGNKSSLFDIYIEANSIEMGEKEFEEVNISDEDEKAIVELSKDHEVYRKFASSIAPSIYGNEEVKEAISLILFGGIMKELPDGSHLRGDIHMLLVGDPGIAKSQMLRYVIKLSPRGIYTSGKSSTSAGLTATAVKDEFGDGRWTLEAGALVLADMGIAAVDEMDKMAREDRSALHEAMEQQSISIAKAGITATLKSRCALLGAANPKMGRFDEYAPMAEQINMPPSLLSRFDLIFVMKDQPNEALDRAIGEHILKSHRVGELIEHIKKEPIEGVDSDYIEQALKPVTPEIEPGLFRKYIAYAKRNCFPILTDEAKEQLMHYYLNLRGLADENKPVPVTARQLEALVRLGEASARLRLSTRIEEEDAERVVRIVDRCLKDVAYDPNSGTFDIDKLVTGIPKQRRDIIREIKETIRSTADESGYAKIDVVIETMEQKGHHKDDVRKRIDDMLRTGEAMEPRHGIIKLI
- a CDS encoding TatD family hydrolase: MKPPQIPITDDHIHIDPVNGRGMEAVKDFKRSGGTHMFLVTKPSWSHGIAPSRGEDFIDVFEATIKTAMMIKEEGVTAFPILGVHPAEMTRMTDRLPLEEIEKIMCDALSIAGEYVKEGKAVALKNGRPHYPVEDEILNSSNRVLMHAIELAADCGCALQIHAESGPCSDVVKMAEDAKMPVYRVVKHFAIPETPLTPSMLAKHEAIPGMANAGRLMTMESDYMDDNERPGSVIGPRSVPRYTRKMLDCGSIDEETAFRIHKDNPEKIYGVEITL